Proteins encoded by one window of Papio anubis isolate 15944 chromosome 7, Panubis1.0, whole genome shotgun sequence:
- the LOC101004218 gene encoding olfactory receptor 4N5 — MMETENLTVVTEFILLGLTQSQDAQLLIFVLVLVFYLIILPGNFLIIFTIVSDPGLTAPLYFFLGNLAFLDASYSFIVVPRMLVDFLSEKNVISYRSCITQLFFLHFLGAGEMFLLVVMAFDRYIAICRPLRYSTVMNPRTRYALLLALWLGGFTHSIVQVALILHLPFCGPNQLDNFFCDVPQVIKLACPDTFIVELLMVSNSGLLSLLCFLGLLASYAVILCRIRKYSSEGKNKAISTCTTHIIIVFLMFGPAIFIYARPFQAFPADKIVSLFHTVIFPLMNPVIYTLRNQEVKASMRKLLSQHKVF; from the coding sequence ATGATGGAAACAGAGAACCTCACAGTGGTGACAGAATTCATTCTTCTTGGTCTGACCCAGTCTCAAGATGCTCAACTTCTGATCTTTGTGCTAGTCTTAGTTTTCTACCTCATCATCCTCCCTGGAAATTTCCTCATCATTTTCACCATTGTGTCAGATCCTGGGCTCACAGCCcccctctatttctttctgggCAACTTGGCCTTCCTAGATGCATCCTACTCCTTCATTGTGGTTCCCAGGATGCTGGTGGACTTCCTCTCTGAGAAGAACGTAATCTCATACAGAAGCTGCATCACTCAGctctttttcttgcattttcttgGAGCGGGGGAGATGTTCCTTCTCGTTGTGATGGCCTTTGACCGCTACATCGCCATCTGCCGGCCTTTACGCTATTCAACCGTCATGAACCCTAGAACCCGCTATGCATTATTGTTGGCTCTGTGGCTTGGGGGCTTTACCCATTCCATTGTACAAGTAGCCCTTATCCTGCACTTGCCTTTCTGTGGCCCAAACCAGCTCGATAACTTCTTCTGTGATGTTCCACAAGTCATCAAGCTGGCCTGCCCCGATACCTTTATAGTGGAGCTTCTGATGGTCTCCAACAGTGGCCTGCTCAGCCTCTTGTGCTTCCTGGGCCTTCTGGCCTCCTATGCAGTCATCCTCTGTCGTATAAGGAAGTACTCCTCTGAAGGAAAGAACAAGGCTATCTCCACATGCACCACCCATATTATCATTGTATTTCTCATGTTTGGACCTGCTATTTTCATCTACGCTCGTCCCTTCCAGGCTTTCCCAGCTGACAAGATAGTTTCTCTTTTCCATACTGTCATCTTTCCTTTAATGAACCCTGTTATTTATACGCTTCGCAACCAGGAAGTGAAAGCTTCCATGAGGAAGTTGTTAAGTCAACATAAGGTTTTCTGA